The window AGTTCCTGAGACCTCTCTTGTGTTGGCATTTTCTTAAACTCCTCATCCTTATTTCCCATGTGTGCTACAGGGGTGCAGTTGCATTAACAAACATGCTCATGCCATTTGTTACACTGGTTTCTTTCTGAACCCTCATGATGCTCCAGCGACGGGCCACAGGCAGTGTGGATCATCTCTGAACGctcaccagctctgctctcctccaCCAGCTGAGACTAATGGGTCCCAGGTGATGGGGAAAGCACAAAAACGTCTCCCCATCCCACATTGTGTCCTGCTTGGACCCTACACCCCGGGGGCAGCACTGGTCCTGGGTGCCCCCCGGTGCCTCCACACCCCCAGGGCTTTGCATTCCTGCCCCGTCCCCTTGGGGCTTCCCCactaaaacagctttttttacaCACCTTTGAGCAACCTCCTACCCAGGAGGCTACTTATGATCACCGGCTTGCTCACAAAAATCATGCAGGCATCATGTTGTAtagtttttattgctttttttatgGCATTACAACCATTTatggaagaaggagaaaaatacgcccaaaaaaaaattccatttggATATTTACAATGCAGAAACATCACAGCTAAGATGGCTGATGTATTAACCCATTCAGACAGGTTACAGCTGAAGGACCAGACCCTGCCCTCATTAGCTCGAGAGGAATAAACTACTGCAGAAAACATCCATCCGTGTAGTAAAGTGATCGTAAAGTGATCGTGAAGTATTGTCAGAAACTACACGTCTTCCCCCGACTTTCCAAAAACTTGCAGATTGAAATATATCTAATACAGACCTGATAACTACCTGCAATATTTTGATCCAGTGAAACTCAGTGTTTCTACCATCCTTTCCTTGCTATTAAAAAAGCGCCTTGTTTTCTTGGTTTATATATCGGGAGCAATATTTTAACCAAGCGTGGCCGAGGAAAGCAGTCCTGTTTCCTCATCCTCTGGCCACTCATTGTTGGTAGGATTTCTTTGTGCTCTGTGGGGGTTAATTACACACAGAAGTAGGTAAAAGctttccataaaataaaaaaatgaggactgagcttccctttttttttttaatggaaaagaaagccaGCATTCTGCCCCAGCTGCGTTTATTAGACTGAAACATCCTTATAGGTGTTGAGGTGCATTTTTAGTTCCCCCCAAACCCGTGGGAATTTTGCTGATGTCTTCAAATGAGCTGGAGATTAACTCCTGACCACAGacttttaattttccttgaaGAGTTGCCACTCTTTATTCATTATTACTGTACAGCCTGAGTCAACTAATTGCATGGCTCATTCCAACCCTATTGACTAgtgatttttcactttctaccaattaaaaacaaaaggagctCATGGAGGAAGGGGTTGACATGTCAGCCGTTTCTCTGCTGTTGTGTTTAcgagaagaaaacagcaaatctgcccccacccacccccacccagccTTCAAGCCGCACTTGCAAAGCACCCCAAAGAGACACCCGTGGAGCATGGGGACAAAACAAGAGACCCAGGGTTATTTTTGCCTCATGGAGGTAATACGTGGAGCAGGACATGGTCATCACATCTCCCTCGCCGCCACTGGTGCAAGGGTAGTTGTCGCCTACACCACTGGAGCAGAGAGAGCCTGAAAGGGCACGAGGTGTGATCATACCATGCCCACACGTTGCTGGCGTCTCTGTCTTTTGCCCATGGGGCAGTTCAGGGATCCtacaggagagggaagaaaacccTATGGGGAGTTCACCCGCGACTGCCCCACAGGGCAGCATCCCTCCCCGCCAGTCCCCATTTCCCCACCGCCCACCCTGCAATACCTCTGCCTCGCACTAAGCTTGTGCCCGATAAGCTTGTGCAATTTTATTGGAGTTATTAGAGCTGATTAAATATTCTCTGGGTCCCCGTGGAGCTGGAGCTCACCTCCTGGCTCCATCCCATCCTCCCCGATGGATCAGGCTTGCTGGGACAGCCGCAATGCGTAAAGCAGACGTGGGAAGCCAGGCACCACCCTGGGATGAGACCGGTCCCGAGGAAGGTTCTGTCCCCACCTAACAAGGCAACGCAAATGCTGCCCGGGAGCTTCGCCTGCCTGCTGCGCTCCCTGAGCTCTCCCTTACCTCCTCGCCTCTGTGCCCCAGGAGCGGCGGCAGCCGCCCTTCAGTACACACAGTGTTTGGCAGAGCCCCTCTCCTTCTTGTTCATGGGCTCGGTGTCCGAATCCGGCAGGCTGGTGATGTATCTGTACTTGCTGGTGGGCGACCTCTGAAAGGACAGGAGCCCATCAGACCTTCCCAAAGGGGCAAGGTGATGAAGCGAGGACTGCGTCCCCTTATTACAAGTGCAATGCAATGCCAAGGACAGTCGCAGCAGGCAGCGGAGGCTGCACAGAGTCCAATGTTAATGTTGCGTGGCGTGGTATTACACCTGGATTTGCCCAgggaggaaactgaggcacagcaagACCAGGCACCCCCTTCCTCACCCTCAacctccccttccctgcaggaAAATGGGGGCAGCAGGACCGGGAAGGGTGCGTAGGAGCTTTGCTGCCTTGCAATACAAACCCAAGGAAAATCCTTGCAATGCGCAACCCCAGGAAAATCAAAGATTGGTGAGAAGTGATTCCGACCCTGGATGTGGGGTTGCAGGACCCCTCATCACTCCTGGCCTCCCCTAAATGTCACCCCAGCACCTTTCCCATCCATCTGTGCACCCTCAAGCCCATACAGTTACCTTGACAGGAGCAAACTCCTGTTGGATCAGCTTCTTGAACTCACTTCTACTGAATGGCTCAggtttcttccccttcctggcATTCCCCTGGTAACTCTCCATCATGTCAGTGATGGCTTTAATGAGCTTAGACATGTCTCCAGtcctggagaggaggaaaatttGGGGACACAGAAAGGTGGCAGGGGCAGCTCTGCCCGCAGGAAAACCCCCACATTCCCTTCCGATAACTCAAAATATATTCAGTTCAGTTTCAGCCTTTCTAAATTTCTTTGCCAGAGATAAAGATGGAGatgatgatcctggaggtcttttccaactttaatgattctaaaAAGAAACCTCCCATAGCTGGATGCTGAAAGCTGGGCTGCCTACCACCCTGGCTGCTCTCAGGACTTTCACCTTAGTTCACTTCATTTCTCCACTTTCCCACTCCCTCTTAAATTAAAAGGACGAAGCTCCCTGTAGCCATCTCAGGCACTTATCGGGTTGAATGAATCAGCTCTTACAGCTAAGGAAAGTGCCGCGTCTGCACACCCGCCGCGCTCGGGGCTGGGCGGAGGGAGTCCCGGCAGCTAATCCTGTGCTTGTGTCTTTAGTCCCTGCTGTCCCGAGCCCTGACCGGTTGCAAAATGATGCTGAAAACATAAAAGCTCATttcaagtactgaaaaaaacagtggaGACTCACCCTGCTCACCTGCATCAACCAGCCGACGGGCGCAGATCGGACTggtgggagcagctctgtgcaagCTCCTTGCAGGCTGCCGGGGAGTGGGTGGAGGGTGAGGATTTCTTCCGGTCATTCCTGTTCTCTGGCTGCCTCTCCACATTGCTGCACTTCCCAAGGAGCCTCCCTCATTatccttccctggggaggatGTTTACCAGCACACCTGGGAAAGGTGTATGTAGGTCAGCGTGCAGCTCTGCTCTCGGCGGGCGTTGCTCTGGGACCCAGGCGGGGAGCGCAGGGCTTTGCGCAGGGGTTTGCACTGGAGACATCTCCTTGGATCAGGAAAAAGCTAACCAGAAGTTCTCTTCATATATGAAAGTTTGCATTTATCTTCTtccagaacttttttttttccctttacaacCAAGGCAATTTGTGGGTTTGTGGGGCGTTGCAATGCCAAAGCTTAGGAAATGTCATAGACAAAACCATTTCCTGCAGAAAAGGTGGTTTTAGTCTTATTTTTTGAGGCTGATACACATGTCTCATATGGGCTGCCCATGGGCCCAGACTGCATTCAcgtttgctcagcctggataatggcagcagagctgtgattTCTTCCacgagaaagaaaaaagagcactGAGCTGCTTTTCAAACAGGGCAGCCTGCACCCAAGCGTGACAGCAGTGTGGGGACACCCGGTGACGCCAGCCCTGGCTGGCCATGGCCAAGAGGGTTATGAGCTCCCTCCCGTGGGAAAGTCACTTCCTACACATCTCGATGGGTCAGGGACAGCCACCGCCCATCCCTGCGTGGGGCCAGGCTGCATCTCAGCCCCGATGGAGCCAACCGAGCCCTGCATGGGGCCAGGCTGCATCTCAGCCCCGATGGAGCCCGCCGAGCCCTGCATGGGGCCAGGCTGCATCTCAGCCCCGATGGAGCCAACCGAGCCCTGCACGGGGCCAGGCTGCATCTCAGCCCCGATGGAGCCCACCGAGCCCTGCATGGGGCCAGGCTGCATCTCAGCCCCGATGGAGCCCACCGAGCCCTGCATGGGGCCAGGCTGCATCTCAGCCCCGATGGAGCCCACCGAGCCCTGCATGGGGCCAGGCTGCATCTCAGCCCCGATGGAGCCCACCGAGCCCTGCATGGGGCCAGGCTGCACTTCAGCCCCAAAGGACCCAACTGAGCTGTGAATGGGGCCAGGCTGCCTCAGGGCTCCCAGGGAAAGAAGGCAGCACAGGGTCTGCGGGGATGCTGCAGCgaggcagccagggcagcacagCTGGTTCTCGGTCAATTCTCTGTGTGGTCTCAGAGAAGTCAATGACCCTAGGTTTGCTCACCTAGAAAGGGGGTGTAACAAATCCTCCCTGCTATGAAGGGTGTGCCAGCTTTCATTAAGGGCTCAGGCACTGTCCCAAGATTGCCAGATATGGTACAAAGCCAGATGAGATCACGCTCTGCATCAATCTTCGCAGGTGGCGTTTGCAGGGCCGGGTTCATAGCAGCGTGTTTGGGAGAGGAGGGTTTGCTGGAGCCAACCTGTGCCTCCCACATACCGCTGCTGACACCGCCAGCGCGGCACAAGACATCTCTGCAATTAAGTGGGTTGTAAATGAGATGCAGACCATGGTCTGGAGCTAAATTTTACCCTAGCGCAGCGAGGCGAGAGGCAGCAAGTCGCTGCAGGCCCTCTGTGGCAAGGGATGCCAGGGACATGGATGCTTTCAGTCAAAGGTGGATCAGGCCAGGGGCTGCTCTCACAGCTTATAGtccctgggagctgcagcttTTGGgggagccccagccctgggcgaCTCACTTCAGATCAGTATTTGGGATGGCCAGGCAACTGGGCACAGACAGCAGCACAATTTACCTTGCAGTCTTTTGGGGTATAGCCTTGCCAGGTTGCTCAGCACAAATCCCACAGAGAGACCGATGTCTCTCCCATGATCCGGGGCACCTGCTGCTATCAGCCATGTCCTTGATGGAGTCACAGGCAAAGGAGTATTTTCTCATGGGCTGGAGCCATCCCGATGGCCAAGTGCTCAGGGTTTAAGGCTTTATGTTGGCAGGTCCCTATCTCTGTACAGACAGCCTCAGAAGAGCATCACTCTGCTATGGAGATGGTGCATGTCTAGGCGTGGGAAGGACCCCAggactggggatgctgggggagTGACCAGGCATGGCAGGACAGAAGCCAGGCAGGAAGCTCTTGCAGAGGATGGGAGGGCAACGCATGGCAATGGCACCTACAAGCACCATACTCCTCCCTCCACTGCTGCCACCCTGATTAGCACACGTCCGCCCAGGGAATGAGGGGAATTATGAGGAAAATTGCTCTGAATCACTCTGAGCCGATCCCTTCCGCTGGCTACTCCCTGCAATCCTGCTGCCACCACGGTGCCATCCCGTGGCAGCACGTCCCCATCCACAGCAGCGTCAGGCTGGCTTTGCTGGGCTCTGGGCGTGGGTTTGCCCGTGACAGCAGGTCACCTCCTGGCCACAGGCCTCACCAGCACCCCAGGACCAACCAGTTTTATTCCACTGTGGCTCATCACTATTGGTATGTCTAGACTGATAACGAATATGATGCACACAGTGCATCAAAGTCCCCAGCTGTCACAGCGCTGGGCATTGTGCAACCCTTCCTGTGTCAGCCACCGGGCTGCTGACCCCACGTGGGGGGGTCTGCGGGGGGTGAAGAGGGTCCACAGCAGGTGGAGGAGGTCAAAAGTGGGTATAAGGGGTCCGTGGTGGGCAGGGGGACCAGGCAGGGTTGggatgctggggctgggctgggtccCAGCTGGGAggcacagctcagccccagctggATCACATTCCCTTGTTGCAGGGTCGTTCATAAAACCCAGCCCTGTAGGCTTTAGtcccttttctccagcctgGGAGCTTTGGGAGGGGATCAGTGCTGTGAGGAGCTGGCGAGGCCACCCCAAGTCTATTTTGATGGGACAGGACAGGGTGGCAGCTAGGGGGGACGCAGTCCTTAGGCAGGGGCCAGGCTGGGACCCTCTGCAGGGTGCTAATGCAAGTTGATGGTATTGGGGCAGAGCTCAGGGAGAAGGATGTGGGGTACAGCCCCCCcaagcagggaaaggagaggaataTTTAACATCCACCATTTGCCTGCTGCTTTGAGCTGTACCTTGGAGGAACTGCAgtgctcttcccttctcttcctccccagagACCACAGGTAGGAGGAGCAGATGGGGCAGGGTTGAGAAAGAAAGGAGCCCTTACCAGCAAAACTGCATGGTGACTTGAGCAGGGGGGGTGCGAGAGCGGAGTTCTGGGTGTTTGCAGATCAGTGCATGTCCTCATAAAGCTAGTTTAGCCCAAAagttcaggttttgtttctgacACATAAATCTGAACAATCCTACTTATTGCGAACAGTACCAGTGGTGCAGAAATAGGGGGTGTGATGAACAGGGGGTCACAGGCTGGGGCCCTGCCTGCGATGGGTGGGCCTGGCTGCTGTGTCCCTGGGGTGCAATCCTGGCGAGTCGGGCAGGACTAGGAGCTCCCCGCGTTGCTCCGGGGCCGGTGGCCGCCCCAAGAGCCTCGGTGGCACATGCCACCAGGTGGCAGCAGGAACCTGGTCCTCAGCTTCCAGAGGCTTAATCCTGCCTTATAACCTGGGGGTGAAGgcaggtggggctgggggctgccctcATCCTTCTTCGtgctgctggagagctgctcctGGAGCAGCAAGGCTGGAGGAACCCAGGTACCATCCCCAACCCCAAACAAgctgtgggcagcctgttgTGTGTGCTCACCTTCCCCATCAGCCTGAGCAAGCGTTCCTCCGCAGCATGGGACACGGCGTGGTTAGGGTGTATCCAACACCTTTTTGCTTGTGTTGCTTTGGTGTCTCCTCTGTTGGGGTGAAAGGATGCGTAGGGATTTGGGGACCGCTCTGCTATTACGGGAGGCCCAGCGATCGCCTCTGCTTGCTCGCAGCCCTGCGTCGGTGTCCTGGTCCTGCTGCGCTCAGGGTGTGCGGTGGTTCGTTCTTTGCCACCTCTCGTGCGATGGGCCAACAGCCCTGGCGGGTGACACAACAGGAGCCCTGCACCCCGGGTTTCAGGGGAGCATAAAGTCCTGCTGTGTTGGCAAATATCCTGTTGCCTCAGCACCGTGAGCTTTAAGGCTGGTTCCTGCCTGGGTCCTGGGGGAAGGTCCCAGGGTGGTTTGTGggtgcccccagcacccagatTTGTGTGTTTGGGCCTCTGCTGCAGAGAACAGAAGGTCTGACCACCCACCAGCAGGGTGCTGAGCTCCTGAAAAGCTGATCTGCTGCAACTGGGACCCAAACCACCCTTGTCCAGAAATCTGGGCATGTCCTTGTGGGCCAGACCTGGGGACAGCTTGGTTCTTGGAGGTGATGTGCTTCTGCCCTGGCAGGGTGGTGGTAATGAACCAGCTCCGCTCTCTCCTTTGGGTGGGGGGCTCTTACCTGCTCCATAGACCCTAAAGTGCTGTAGGATGGGGTGCATGACCCATTTTGGGGTGCAGGATTGAGTGTTGGGTGCAGAGTCTGGCTCCAGAGGGCACCTGCCACCCTGTGCAGGCTCAGGCAGAGCTGAGTGGACTCTGGTCCCTGCAGCAGGTTTTACCTTATAAGAAGGTGTTTGACACTTGAGATGTCAAAATTGACTCCAAAGGAAGCTGAAGCAACCGGGCCAGCAGTGGTGAAGCAAACTTGGGGCAGTCTTGTGTTAACCAGGGAGCTTGCTTCAGTGCTGCTGGTTTGAGGAAGCTTGTGGCAGGTTCCTTCACAGAGCAGGGCAATTTCAAGGCTTTGACTCACCCTTAGGAAATCACAGCtgttcctttcccccccccctctaAAAGGCATTTGCAAATCACCAGGCTTggtgcctccctggggagcctgttccagggctccaccacccgctgggggaaggaccttcccctaatgcccagcctagcccttccctggcacatctccctgccgttccctcggggcctggcgttggtcaccagagagaagagatcaagGCACCTCCTCAGTGCAAATTCAGGGTGCTCTGAGTGAGGAGTTGGGGTTGTTCTCAGTTCTTGTCCACACGAAACCCAGTGGCTGGACCTCGCTGCCTGCTGTAGCACTAAAACTAAACACATCCaacctccccggccccttccagccccatGAGAGGACCCTGCAGAGCAAACATGCCCTAAAAAGGGTCCTTCTCCAGCAAAGAGTACTCATGCAtccccatccttccttccagctCTTGTCTACCACCACAGCTCAGTCCTAGGAGACATGCAATGTTTTCAGGCcaaaatgggctttttttttccctagttgGGAATGCAAAGACCTGTCAAATTATACTGCCTTCCCTGACCTATGGAGCACTTTATAACGTAAAGTATTGCGAACACCCACTGCAACGAaccctgctctccccaggcaTCCACCGTGCCCCTGAGAACCTGCAGCCTCTCTCCAAGGTGGATTTGCCTGGTTTAAAGCCaagctgggagagaggaaggtGCAGGACTTGCTTTGAGGAAAACCCACGCAGACACATGGAGGAGCTTTCACAGCCTCAGGGCAAATCTTTATTTGGCAGCAAAACCATCAGACttaaaggaagggaaggagggacgTGGGCAGAGAAGGATGGAGGGGAGAAAGCCGGGGGCTGCAAGTACTGCATGGGTGCCTTTGGCTGGGGACCACAGCCCACCTCAGTGGTGGTGTTggtgtttgtgctgctgctgctgctgctgctgctggtcctCGACCTCATGGAGGTGTTCGTGGGTGGCAATGGTCACACGGGTGATCAGCAACATTGTCTCGGAGAAGCTGATCTGCTGATCCTTGTTGATATCAAGGTCATTCATGATTTGGTCAATGGTGGCCTTGTTTTTCACGTGCTGCAAAAGAAGGGACAGGGTGAGGGCAGAGTCTTGTCACTTGCAGCTCAAGCCTCCCCCCCGGCCTCGCTGGGACCCTCACGGGTGCCAGGCCCCCAGCAGCCCGCTGCTGTGTGTGGCTCCATCCTCATGCCATCATCACCCACTGCTCTGGGGACGGCAGTGATTCACCCGTGGCGATGAAGCAATCGGAGAGCAACAGCCTAGCACCGTCGCGTGGAGACCAATGAAGGCAACGGTGTTACGTCGGCCACAAGCCTCTCCTTCAGCGTGTTAGATTGGAAACACTTTACCTTCTGCTTTAGCAGAGGGAGTTACAAAAAAAGGGGCTTTTGGCTGATATTTCTGACATCATTCCTCCTAGTTGGCAAAGAAGCTCTTGAGTAATATGATCCTGATGTTCGCAGATACAGTGCTGAGGGTAAATACCCAGCTGCGGGTTCACCCAGACCTGGGTGGGTTTCCTTCATCTGTCTTTATGGAGCAGGTTTGGAAAGTAGCAGTTGGACAGGGAGGGTCTGGGCAGaaggtgctggggcaggagagcagggtgggaagggagTGAATGCAGCCCCTGTGGTGTCCAGGCAATGGGGTCCAGCCTGGCTCCCTCCCCCATGGGTCATGAGAATCTCCACTCACCCTCAGGTAGTTCGCAAGCTGGCTCTGAATCAGGAGCTTCAGCTCGTTCTTGGTCAGGGTGTCACTGTCACCCTCCTGTCTCGAGTACTTGTGGAAGATATCGATGATGACATCCATGGACTTCTCCAGCTCAGAGAGCTGTTCCTGGCCCTGGGGGGTCTGGAAGAGAAACAATTAAACTGAGTAATGTCAGGAGCCACAATAGACGGGGAAGTCTGATGTGAACCGGCGAGGCTCTGGTACAGCCACCGGCTTCACACCAGATGAGGACGCGGACTGGCTTTGACCAGTCATTCTATTCTGGGGTTAAATTTGAGCTGTTTGAGTTTGCTCATATCTACAAGACAAAGGAGGCTGAATGGGGTCGCAGCCTTTGCCTGCTTCTGCTCTGGGATGTGGGACTACAGAAAATAGCTGAGAGCTGATTTCCCCTGCAAATGTGCCTTCTGTAAATCAAGCGCTGTTGCAGCAAGGCTCCCAGAATAGCTGGCGGCACTGCAAAAACCTCTGTAGAGGTACGGAGTATGAGGCTCAATGTCCAGGAGACCCTTCAGTGGTCAGACTGTGCTGTGGGGAGCCTTTTCCAGGACGAAGCATCTCTTCTTGTGAGTTGTGCTCGGAGAAGCCTGAGTGGAGACGGTTATCCTCTGCCAGCAACTGATGGCAGCTCACATGGCGAGGAGAGGCTCCCCGAGGGTCCTTCCACCTCCGACGGCCCAGCTGGCACCTGGAAAAGAGCATGAAGACCTTAAATGCCCGAGACACCGCTGGACTTGCCTTGCTCATCTTGACAAAGTAGCGAGATCCACttgggctggagcagggctggtctcAAGCGTGGCATCTCTTATAGCCCAGCCATCTGCCTGCGCCACTCCGCTGGTTGTGAAATGTCTCTGTTTCAACCAATTCCAGTCCATCTTCATGACATACTCGTGTGTTGCTTAAGGCTATGGGGTAGTTTCTTAAAAGGGGGTCTCTGTGGCTTTTCCCGCAAGGTCGGTGTGTCATGTATGCTGGCTGGGTTGCAGGGAGGTGGCCGGGGCATGGCCATTTCCCCTTCACCCCCTCCACCTGGCTGTTGGGGCTGCAGTTCTCCATCAGCTCTCAACAGAAGCCCATTCCCCTCTGCTTCTTCAGTTCCACTACCTTTACTCTCCTCTGTAGGGGTGTCTTTTCATGCCGTGAGGCAAAGGAGACCCACAGAATTGTGCCTGCACTTCTCCAGTGAGCCAGCTCTGCTTGGCCCCGTCACATCCCCCATCCTCGCTGACCTGGTGCGTGCGAGCGCCGCGTGGTCCTGTGCACCCAAGCACATCCCGCTGTCCCGCTGCTtcacccagcccagcactgaGAGCGTGCCCGGGGTTGCCTGTGTGACACCGGCACGGTGCTGGTGCCGAGGGCAGGGCCCCAGCACCCGGGCACTGTCCCCCGCCTGCAGCAAGTGGCTCCGTGTGACAGACAAATAATACGGGGCGGGTTCCCAACCTGGTGGGGCTCCAGGAACTTCATTTTTGTCTCCTCAGGATAACAACCTGTGACAAGGGTGGTTTCTCCCCAGTTGGGGTATGTTCTGAGCTGTGCAAACCAGGTGTGGCTGAAAGGTGTATTTTTACCTTTTAGGGCTGCGTCCTCGCTTTGTGgcttcttttttctgttgtttctcatTGTTGCAGAGACCCAGCGCAGGCCCTTTGGCTCAAAGCAGCTAAGATCAGGAGGAAAACGAGATTTTCCAGTGCTTCTTCATTAAAACGCTCTGCCTGCTGACTCAGCTGACTTATATGGGGGTTTGTTTAACCTGCCAGACATGATGTTAATCACAGACACGAAGCGGAGGCCGAAATGTGGCCATGGACAGGCCTGCAGCAAGCTCCAGGAGCTCCAGATGAGTTGATACAGGGCAGCACCATGCAGGGAGCTGCGTGGGGATGCAGCCCTGGTCCACACATGGTGGCCACCCGGACTCCAGCCCTCCCTGGCCAGGGTGCACTGCATTTCACAACAGGAGTGCTTTGATGCACAAAACAGCTGGAGAAGGGCCAGGGCGTTTCACAACGGGGTGTCGGGGACCATCCTTTCAGTTGCAGAATTTTGTAGCAATTTCAGGAAACCATAATTTTGGTCATTTTACCATCCTGGAGGTGGGGAAGAGCAAGTACAGGTTACAGGGTGTGGGGTGGGCCAGGGATTTCCAAAGAGGGATGGTGGCTAGAGCCTCTGATGTGCCCACCAGGCAGCAGGGATGAGAGACCCCaggtatttgatttttaaatcatagaatggtttgggttggaagagacctttagaggccatctagtgcaacccccctgcagtgagcagggacatctttaactagatcaggctgctcagaggcTCGTCCAATCtgatcttgaatgtttctagggacGGGGCATCgactacctctctgggcaacctgggccagggtttcaccaccctcctAGTAAAAAATCTAAAGTCTAAATCTACCCCCCTTTAGTTTgaaaccatcaccccttgtcctgtcaacCCCTGGTTTTTCAATGCCAGTGCAGTCACTAATGTGACCGGGGACCCCGGGTATTGCTTAAGGTCACGGGAACGTGTGCTAGCACAAATTTTTGCCCAGCTTTGCAGGTCTCCTTGCAGGGGgagcctccctgcccagccatgCCTGTAAGCCACGCTGAGCAGCAAGCTGCAATCCTGGCCCCAAGGCCACGGGCGTTGCGCAAGCATCCActggctggagctgcagaggggaaggagcgGGTAAGCAGGCATCAGGCAGCACGCAAGCAGCCCAATAACCACGGCAAATGCAAGAGCTTG of the Phalacrocorax aristotelis chromosome 25, bGulAri2.1, whole genome shotgun sequence genome contains:
- the LOC142048358 gene encoding protein MRP-126-like isoform X2: MDVIIDIFHKYSRQEGDSDTLTKNELKLLIQSQLANYLRHVKNKATIDQIMNDLDINKDQQISFSETMLLITRVTIATHEHLHEVEDQQQQQQQQHKHQHHH
- the LOC142048358 gene encoding protein MRP-126-like isoform X1, whose amino-acid sequence is MSKTPQGQEQLSELEKSMDVIIDIFHKYSRQEGDSDTLTKNELKLLIQSQLANYLRHVKNKATIDQIMNDLDINKDQQISFSETMLLITRVTIATHEHLHEVEDQQQQQQQQHKHQHHH